The bacterium genome includes a window with the following:
- a CDS encoding PQQ-binding-like beta-propeller repeat protein — MNARRFIQSLTVVVALLFIGWPAQGSDQASWPMFQYDPQHTGIAPVATPELLNLRWKAACGIIGNSHLVIGPEETIWVVGIDRVTAITRDGDVKTGFVIPVQDFGMCVHGGSFAIGEGGRLIGLASKTTGGIDRPAVLFAASAEGELEWALELNGDAGGGSLLTLGPDGSIYVGLCGQPDQNRLCAVSQEGELLWSYTHPSSVTTIPAVDPAGNVYFGCDDGFLYCVDSDGLRWSFDEIVSKFGVDSAPTIDEAGNIYHFANKSGLVVLNPDGTLKNHYTLNGYSYTSPVLLPGSSVGFLCTDPDLTGNTLFTRLGPDGQEEWTAQLSGSPLCSPAADAAGNVFVSGSYGPAMEPNTCYLVKLSPEGTLATIYTTEKTFYNEVSGPCIGEDGTVYAYLNGALHAFGEFGQLLTFGISSQGGYALGLGPTQSASIRLMNPGPDLDADCYVAYRRVGGDELFFYPFWSSFPENCALEFRPIPAGATFDEIELAHIVTGGLAPGEYEWLAGLFEPGTFQAISQVAFSKFFVYGAPTRGEMGDYSTATAPQLALSGDQMGTPPTVAVRTNKETYAAGEVLDLSLRLENEGMGMFFDLYIAATLDDDPDGTLFFFPTWQTDPGFTNISFLPLGQGASLPDWTIMHLPLPDALPRGGYRFLAAFFYQGTFNLASDVAEAHWTLM, encoded by the coding sequence ATGAACGCGAGAAGATTCATTCAGAGCTTGACTGTTGTGGTTGCTCTTCTGTTTATCGGCTGGCCAGCTCAAGGCTCAGACCAGGCGAGCTGGCCGATGTTCCAGTACGATCCGCAGCACACGGGCATCGCGCCGGTAGCAACGCCGGAGTTGCTAAACCTGCGTTGGAAGGCGGCGTGCGGCATCATAGGGAACAGTCATTTAGTGATAGGCCCCGAGGAGACCATTTGGGTCGTAGGTATAGACCGGGTTACTGCCATTACGAGGGATGGCGACGTAAAGACTGGTTTCGTTATTCCTGTTCAGGATTTTGGGATGTGTGTTCACGGGGGCTCGTTTGCTATCGGCGAGGGCGGCAGACTCATCGGCCTGGCGAGCAAAACCACAGGTGGAATCGACAGGCCGGCCGTGCTCTTCGCGGCTTCTGCGGAGGGCGAGCTGGAGTGGGCGCTCGAGCTGAACGGCGACGCCGGGGGCGGCTCTCTGCTGACATTGGGCCCGGACGGGTCCATCTACGTGGGCTTATGTGGACAACCGGACCAAAACAGGCTCTGTGCAGTCTCTCAAGAGGGCGAGCTCCTCTGGTCCTACACACATCCTAGCTCTGTAACAACGATTCCGGCCGTGGACCCGGCGGGCAACGTCTATTTCGGATGCGACGACGGTTTTCTGTATTGCGTGGATTCGGATGGCTTGAGATGGTCGTTTGACGAGATAGTCAGCAAGTTCGGGGTGGATTCGGCCCCTACTATCGACGAGGCGGGCAACATCTACCACTTCGCCAACAAGTCAGGTCTCGTTGTCTTAAATCCTGATGGCACGCTTAAGAATCACTATACGCTCAACGGCTATTCCTACACGAGCCCAGTCCTGCTCCCCGGTAGTTCGGTAGGTTTTCTCTGCACCGACCCGGACCTGACCGGCAACACGTTGTTCACGCGACTCGGCCCCGATGGCCAGGAGGAGTGGACAGCGCAGCTTTCTGGGTCCCCGCTTTGCAGCCCGGCGGCTGATGCTGCCGGCAACGTCTTCGTCTCCGGCTCGTATGGCCCGGCGATGGAGCCGAATACCTGCTATCTGGTGAAACTTTCCCCGGAAGGCACGCTTGCTACGATCTACACTACGGAGAAGACCTTCTATAACGAGGTCTCGGGGCCGTGCATAGGTGAAGACGGGACGGTTTACGCCTATCTCAACGGGGCACTCCACGCATTCGGAGAATTCGGCCAGCTGCTTACGTTCGGAATCTCGAGCCAGGGGGGTTACGCCCTCGGATTGGGCCCCACTCAATCTGCCTCGATTCGCCTGATGAATCCTGGCCCTGACCTGGATGCTGACTGCTACGTAGCCTATCGGAGGGTCGGAGGCGATGAGCTGTTCTTCTATCCCTTCTGGTCCAGCTTTCCGGAGAACTGTGCCCTTGAGTTCAGACCTATCCCAGCAGGCGCCACATTCGACGAGATTGAGCTCGCCCACATCGTCACTGGCGGCCTTGCGCCGGGCGAATACGAGTGGCTCGCCGGGCTCTTTGAGCCGGGCACATTCCAGGCCATCTCGCAGGTAGCATTCTCCAAGTTTTTCGTCTATGGCGCGCCCACGAGAGGCGAGATGGGTGATTACTCGACGGCGACTGCTCCGCAGCTTGCGCTCAGCGGCGACCAGATGGGGACGCCGCCGACGGTCGCTGTCCGGACGAATAAGGAGACGTACGCCGCAGGCGAGGTTCTTGACCTCTCGCTGCGCCTCGAGAACGAGGGGATGGGGATGTTTTTCGACCTTTACATTGCTGCAACCTTAGATGACGACCCGGACGGGACTCTGTTCTTCTTCCCCACGTGGCAGACCGACCCGGGCTTCACGAACATCTCGTTTCTGCCGCTCGGCCAAGGCGCCTCGCTTCCGGACTGGACTATCATGCACCTTCCGCTTCCGGATGCGCTTCCGAGGGGAGGCTACCGGTTCCTTGCGGCGTTCTTCTACCAGGGAACCTTCAATCTAGCGAGCGACGTCGCCGAGGCGCACTGGACGCTGATGTAA
- a CDS encoding M20/M25/M40 family metallo-hydrolase, which produces MTDSLESLAPTLRRVSRKLFEDPELSGEESRACSLLMGLLSEGGFKVERNVANLATAFLARYSFGQGGHPQIGLFCEYDALPELGHACGHNLIASASLVAGLALAKSLNAPRGEVWVIGSPAEETFGGKVSLLRSGHLAGLDAAMMFHPGPETRVCSLRSVATAPTEIVFYPERIPGIAQDPGPNPVLAVAGLFQAIPSAVSGLSGISFPGVILEGGKRPNLIPTRTVARFSFRAKTQPLLRRLMHEVLRCVRDAAHVSGCSFSMRRYEAGYEPLLVNQTIGKVCERYLRDEGLAALSAPPEAPGAYDIGNVSRFIPVIHPVISKGFEGVLSHTEEFAARAGSKKGIQCAATAAKVLALTALELSTRPQLLAAAKNELFQEVGEVG; this is translated from the coding sequence TTGACAGACTCGCTGGAGAGCCTGGCTCCAACGCTCCGCCGAGTCAGCCGAAAGCTCTTCGAGGACCCGGAGCTGTCCGGCGAGGAGAGCAGGGCTTGTTCGCTACTTATGGGGCTGCTTTCCGAGGGCGGTTTCAAGGTGGAGAGAAACGTGGCCAACCTTGCGACGGCGTTCTTGGCGAGATACTCATTCGGCCAGGGCGGCCATCCGCAGATCGGGCTCTTCTGCGAATACGACGCGTTGCCCGAGCTTGGCCATGCCTGTGGGCACAACCTCATCGCCTCGGCAAGCCTCGTGGCCGGGCTAGCTTTGGCCAAAAGCCTCAATGCTCCACGAGGCGAGGTCTGGGTGATAGGCTCTCCGGCCGAGGAGACGTTCGGCGGCAAGGTATCTCTTCTGAGGTCCGGCCATCTTGCGGGGCTGGACGCGGCCATGATGTTCCATCCGGGTCCCGAGACGAGGGTGTGCTCGCTCAGGTCGGTTGCGACGGCTCCAACGGAGATCGTGTTTTACCCAGAACGTATCCCCGGCATCGCTCAGGACCCTGGACCGAACCCGGTCCTGGCAGTTGCCGGCCTATTCCAGGCGATTCCGTCGGCAGTATCGGGCCTTTCGGGCATAAGTTTTCCGGGCGTCATCCTGGAAGGTGGGAAGCGCCCAAACTTGATACCAACGCGAACGGTCGCGAGATTCAGCTTCAGGGCAAAGACCCAACCCTTGCTGAGGCGCCTCATGCACGAGGTCTTGCGGTGCGTGCGGGACGCGGCTCACGTCTCGGGCTGTAGTTTCTCGATGCGCCGTTACGAGGCGGGATACGAGCCGCTGCTGGTGAACCAGACGATCGGGAAGGTCTGCGAGCGTTACTTGAGAGATGAGGGTCTAGCTGCGCTTTCGGCTCCGCCCGAGGCGCCCGGCGCCTACGACATCGGAAACGTAAGTAGGTTTATTCCGGTGATCCATCCCGTGATCAGCAAGGGCTTTGAGGGGGTCTTGAGCCACACCGAGGAGTTCGCCGCGAGGGCAGGGTCCAAGAAGGGTATCCAGTGCGCCGCGACGGCGGCAAAAGTGCTTGCGTTGACGGCGCTTGAGCTCTCGACTCGGCCGCAGCTTCTCGCCGCCGCCAAGAACGAGCTGTTTCAAGAGGTTGGAGAGGTTGGGTAG
- a CDS encoding type II and III secretion system protein, translated as MRRAIAVSMFIVMLLAAFCLAGPALEGSKHTFVPKEYPIEHTSPDEMVSLSSGTPFAQALFILSKFSNKFEKRVIIDPAKHKGNIGVDIDNMHWKKAFEMVLRANGIWYVRYDTYYEIVEPTSEPEKTKGGTKKEGVTADTREIRIKATFFEGDRRVMRELGIDWTTVRNGSLAIGAMSSGAQRVSENMFLAGLAKTFYDGRASVEVLLSTLELAEKGRIIATPEVVATAGKPAKILVGQEFAVNTRDYAGNIITTFYETGTILEVTPSVFKGKKGEEFINLAVKVERSSLVDPVNVTINKTEANSSILLYSGEDTAIAGLYSTERSRQRQGIPFLKDLPWWVLGIRYVAGYDRMEKKDKELVILLHASLLPKLAERLSAPPKDTDFKRLQRETETTIKSFWPRPGEGENDEAKLKD; from the coding sequence ATGAGAAGGGCAATAGCGGTCTCAATGTTCATTGTTATGCTGCTGGCAGCTTTCTGCTTGGCAGGGCCAGCGCTTGAGGGCAGCAAGCACACGTTTGTTCCAAAGGAGTATCCTATTGAGCACACGTCACCTGACGAGATGGTCTCGTTGTCATCTGGCACTCCGTTTGCTCAAGCCTTGTTCATTCTGTCCAAGTTCAGCAACAAGTTCGAGAAGAGAGTCATCATCGATCCAGCGAAGCACAAAGGCAATATCGGGGTCGATATAGACAACATGCATTGGAAGAAGGCTTTCGAGATGGTCCTGCGGGCCAACGGGATCTGGTACGTCCGCTACGACACATACTATGAAATCGTGGAGCCTACGAGCGAGCCGGAGAAGACGAAAGGTGGAACTAAAAAAGAAGGAGTCACGGCCGATACCCGTGAGATCAGAATCAAGGCAACCTTCTTCGAGGGCGACAGACGAGTTATGCGCGAGCTCGGTATCGATTGGACCACTGTCAGGAACGGGAGTCTGGCAATAGGCGCGATGAGCTCCGGTGCTCAGAGGGTGAGCGAGAACATGTTCTTGGCGGGACTGGCCAAGACTTTTTACGACGGACGTGCGAGCGTTGAGGTCCTTCTGAGCACGTTGGAGCTTGCCGAGAAGGGGCGGATCATTGCAACTCCTGAGGTTGTGGCGACCGCTGGCAAGCCGGCCAAGATACTTGTCGGGCAGGAATTCGCCGTGAACACGAGGGATTATGCTGGAAACATTATTACCACCTTCTACGAGACGGGAACTATCCTGGAAGTTACTCCCTCGGTTTTCAAGGGCAAGAAGGGTGAAGAGTTCATTAACCTGGCAGTAAAGGTAGAGCGGTCAAGCCTCGTTGATCCGGTCAATGTCACGATCAACAAAACTGAGGCCAATTCATCTATACTTCTTTACAGCGGTGAGGATACGGCAATAGCTGGTCTTTACTCGACCGAGCGGTCTAGGCAACGGCAGGGGATTCCCTTTCTGAAGGACCTGCCGTGGTGGGTTCTCGGCATAAGATACGTCGCAGGTTACGACCGCATGGAGAAGAAGGACAAGGAGCTGGTCATCCTTCTCCACGCTAGCCTTCTGCCCAAGCTCGCAGAGAGGCTGAGCGCTCCGCCGAAGGACACGGATTTCAAGAGGCTTCAACGGGAAACCGAGACCACCATCAAATCTTTCTGGCCGAGGCCCGGCGAGGGCGAGAACGACGAGGCAAAACTAAAAGACTGA